One segment of Paraburkholderia caribensis DNA contains the following:
- a CDS encoding alpha/beta hydrolase family protein: MDDPESLSLALPDGTKVSALLRVPEDARALYVFAHGAGAGMQHAGMSSLADALAAANDATLRYQFPYMERGSRRVDSPAVAHATVQAAVAEARRRLPALPLFAGGRSFGGRMTSQAQAISPLDGARGLAFVAFPLHPAGAPGVERAHHLADVTVPILFLQGTRDKLAELNLLRSVVETLAPRTTLHVVDDADHSFHVRASSGRTDAEVVLELARTMSAWFFAEGEFVRVT, from the coding sequence ATGGACGACCCAGAATCGCTTTCCCTGGCACTGCCCGACGGCACTAAGGTCTCCGCGCTCCTCCGAGTGCCGGAGGACGCGCGAGCCCTGTATGTCTTCGCGCACGGTGCCGGCGCGGGCATGCAGCACGCCGGCATGTCGTCATTGGCCGACGCGCTTGCGGCGGCCAATGACGCCACATTGCGCTACCAGTTTCCGTACATGGAGCGGGGCTCCAGGCGGGTGGACTCGCCGGCCGTGGCACATGCTACCGTGCAGGCAGCCGTCGCAGAGGCCCGCCGGCGGCTGCCAGCCCTGCCGCTCTTCGCGGGCGGCAGGTCGTTCGGCGGCCGCATGACGTCCCAGGCCCAAGCCATCTCGCCGCTCGACGGCGCGCGTGGCCTCGCTTTCGTCGCGTTCCCGCTGCACCCGGCGGGCGCGCCCGGCGTGGAGCGGGCACACCACCTGGCGGACGTCACGGTGCCGATTCTTTTCCTGCAGGGCACGCGCGACAAGCTGGCCGAGCTTAACCTTCTGAGGTCGGTCGTCGAGACGCTGGCGCCACGCACCACGCTGCATGTAGTAGACGACGCAGATCATTCGTTCCACGTGCGCGCGTCCTCCGGCCGGACCGACGCGGAGGTCGTGCTTGAGCTGGCGCGGACGATGTCGGCGTGGTTCTTCGCCGAAGGAGAGTTCGTGCGCGTCACCTGA
- a CDS encoding SDR family oxidoreductase codes for MREGIKGKVVLIAGGAGGIGSAAAKALAADGAIVAVADIDQNKADLLVQHIRAEGGEAKRYDVDVTRKKDMEMVVSTIVADFGKLDVLINSAGVMLIRPMAEVNTEEWETTIDLNLKGTLWGIAAALPVFLRQGFGHVINLGSVHGLKVFSPGGAVHSASKFAIRALSEGLRAEMASHSIRVTSITPGAVNSGIQNKTTGTDSARILEIYTKAISPTAVARAITFAIEQPIEVDINEIVVRPTAQLL; via the coding sequence ATGCGTGAAGGGATCAAAGGAAAGGTCGTTCTAATCGCAGGAGGCGCGGGCGGGATAGGCTCGGCCGCGGCGAAAGCATTAGCCGCGGACGGCGCGATCGTCGCGGTTGCGGACATAGATCAAAACAAAGCGGATTTGTTGGTCCAACACATTCGTGCCGAGGGCGGCGAAGCCAAGCGATACGACGTTGACGTCACGCGAAAGAAAGACATGGAGATGGTCGTGAGTACCATCGTCGCTGATTTTGGGAAGCTCGACGTACTGATCAACAGCGCGGGTGTCATGTTGATCCGTCCGATGGCCGAGGTGAACACGGAGGAATGGGAAACCACGATCGATCTGAACTTGAAGGGGACCCTATGGGGGATCGCCGCTGCGCTGCCGGTGTTCTTGCGGCAAGGCTTTGGCCATGTGATCAACCTGGGCTCGGTGCATGGACTAAAGGTGTTCTCACCGGGTGGCGCCGTGCATTCCGCATCCAAGTTTGCGATTCGGGCGCTTTCGGAAGGCCTGCGCGCCGAGATGGCCAGCCATTCGATCCGTGTGACCTCGATCACGCCCGGTGCGGTGAACAGTGGTATTCAGAACAAAACCACCGGCACCGACAGCGCGCGTATTCTGGAAATCTACACAAAAGCGATTTCTCCAACTGCCGTCGCGCGCGCCATTACCTTCGCCATCGAGCAACCGATTGAAGTCGACATCAACGAAATCGTCGTACGTCCTACCGCTCAATTACTGTGA
- a CDS encoding LysR family transcriptional regulator yields MADQIRTSFDWEDIRIFVSLARYGSLSATARALSLSHATISRRIQTLEKALGEKLVERRPDGYVLTTAGVRALSPASEMEVAAARLGRGGQPQEPSGLVRVNAPPSLAQCFLVEKLAGLTAAYPTLDVDLATDFRAVSLERREADIALRFGRPTDGEVIAKRAATPGFGFYAVDEWRRRLAAGQSPTFVGFDDANAHLPEASWLRETYPRARVAFKSNSQVMQAAAARAGAGIALLPHFVGRGEATLVHCEMKEAPPSRELWLLIRRDGVTNLAIKTVVDFLMNLLSSERALIE; encoded by the coding sequence ATGGCTGATCAAATTCGCACATCGTTCGATTGGGAAGACATCCGCATTTTCGTGTCTCTGGCGCGTTATGGCAGCCTTTCAGCTACGGCCAGGGCGCTATCGCTTTCGCACGCGACCATTTCTCGGCGCATTCAGACGCTCGAGAAAGCGCTAGGTGAGAAATTGGTGGAGCGTCGCCCCGATGGTTATGTGCTAACCACGGCTGGCGTGCGCGCGCTTTCGCCAGCCAGCGAGATGGAAGTGGCGGCCGCACGACTCGGACGCGGCGGTCAGCCGCAGGAGCCGAGCGGGCTTGTGCGCGTCAATGCGCCGCCAAGTCTGGCGCAATGTTTTCTTGTCGAGAAACTGGCCGGTTTGACTGCAGCGTATCCGACATTGGATGTGGATCTTGCCACCGACTTTCGAGCGGTCAGCCTCGAGCGACGCGAAGCCGACATTGCGCTGCGGTTCGGGCGGCCAACAGACGGTGAAGTCATCGCAAAGCGGGCGGCAACGCCAGGTTTTGGTTTTTATGCCGTGGACGAATGGCGGCGACGTTTGGCAGCCGGCCAAAGCCCGACCTTCGTCGGCTTCGACGATGCGAACGCTCACTTGCCGGAAGCCAGTTGGCTTCGCGAAACCTATCCACGCGCCCGCGTTGCGTTCAAAAGCAATAGTCAGGTGATGCAGGCGGCAGCGGCCCGTGCCGGCGCAGGCATCGCCCTGTTGCCTCACTTTGTCGGGCGCGGTGAAGCAACCTTGGTGCATTGCGAGATGAAGGAAGCGCCGCCATCCAGGGAACTTTGGCTATTGATTCGGCGCGATGGCGTCACCAACCTCGCAATCAAAACGGTGGTCGATTTTCTGATGAACCTCCTTTCCAGCGAGCGTGCACTGATCGAATAG
- a CDS encoding MBL fold metallo-hydrolase, with the protein MTGATITLIGGPTALIEVGGFRLLTDPTFDPPGTYQPYPGKPVTFHKTTGPALTIGEIGPLDAVLLSHDHHFDNLDTTGRLILPSVKSTYTTLSGQARLGGNALGLTPFETKTFEGPGSRRLLITGTPARHGPVGIEPYSGDVIGFLLGEEEEGDAVYVTGDTVWYEGTAEVARRYSPKVVIVFAGAAEPRGRFQMTMDGNDALAAAHAFPNAKILAVHNEGWKHNTESADELASAFTALGVGDRLLRLLRGEPLKIEW; encoded by the coding sequence ATGACTGGTGCAACTATTACACTGATTGGCGGACCAACCGCTTTGATAGAGGTAGGTGGCTTTCGGCTTTTAACCGATCCGACCTTTGATCCGCCAGGTACTTACCAGCCATATCCCGGCAAGCCCGTGACGTTTCATAAAACCACCGGTCCCGCGCTCACGATCGGGGAAATCGGCCCATTGGACGCCGTATTGCTAAGCCACGACCATCACTTCGATAACCTTGACACAACGGGGCGCTTGATATTGCCGTCCGTGAAATCAACCTATACGACGCTCTCCGGGCAGGCCCGCTTGGGCGGTAATGCCTTGGGCCTGACACCCTTCGAAACAAAAACGTTCGAAGGTCCAGGCTCTAGACGTTTGCTGATTACCGGTACGCCTGCGCGACATGGCCCAGTGGGAATCGAGCCGTATTCGGGCGACGTCATCGGTTTTCTGCTGGGAGAAGAAGAAGAGGGCGACGCGGTCTATGTGACCGGCGACACAGTTTGGTATGAGGGCACTGCCGAGGTCGCCCGTCGGTATTCTCCAAAGGTGGTGATCGTCTTCGCCGGCGCGGCCGAGCCGCGTGGGCGCTTCCAGATGACGATGGACGGCAACGACGCACTGGCTGCCGCCCATGCTTTCCCCAATGCGAAGATCCTGGCGGTGCACAACGAAGGCTGGAAGCACAACACGGAAAGCGCTGACGAGCTGGCTTCGGCCTTTACCGCGCTTGGCGTCGGCGATCGCTTGTTGCGCCTGCTGCGCGGCGAGCCATTGAAGATCGAGTGGTGA
- a CDS encoding GNAT family N-acetyltransferase, producing MVTIRKANRHDIFDAWDIRKTSVHAACAEYYPEAALSEWVDGTLTDKWASVVENDFYVAVDEELVVGTGMLTVANGQIDAIFVRPSHMGLGIGRKMLQFLEALAGVHGVAAMRLDATLNAAAFYRRCGWTGDSVSTYRSSRGLESACVPMTKHLTVGA from the coding sequence ATGGTGACGATACGAAAAGCGAATCGCCATGACATCTTCGACGCTTGGGATATCCGCAAAACCTCGGTGCATGCCGCGTGCGCCGAGTATTATCCCGAGGCGGCCCTTTCTGAATGGGTCGATGGAACGCTGACCGATAAATGGGCCAGCGTTGTCGAAAACGACTTTTACGTTGCCGTCGACGAAGAACTAGTCGTTGGCACGGGAATGCTTACGGTCGCAAACGGGCAAATCGACGCAATCTTTGTGCGGCCATCTCATATGGGACTGGGCATTGGACGCAAGATGCTGCAATTTCTCGAGGCGTTGGCCGGCGTGCATGGCGTTGCCGCAATGCGTCTCGATGCAACGCTAAACGCGGCAGCGTTCTATCGCCGTTGTGGTTGGACGGGAGACTCGGTATCGACCTACCGTAGCTCGCGTGGACTGGAATCGGCTTGCGTACCAATGACAAAGCATCTGACCGTGGGAGCGTAG
- a CDS encoding TetR/AcrR family transcriptional regulator, with protein MARPREFDEDAVLDATVQCFWRHGYEATSVKDLTGKTGLTAASLYNAYGDKRGLFRAALDRYVSESIGNRIRRCEALPPLEAIHSFFDEILRRSLNDRQHKGCMLVNSALEMAPHDAEFQKIIAGVLTRIEGFFLGCIRTGQADGTITQSQPAAVLARHLLGVLMGVRVLARVRPEKALLEGVIAPALAQLVPPEDAPN; from the coding sequence ATGGCGAGACCAAGGGAATTTGACGAAGACGCAGTGCTGGACGCAACGGTCCAGTGCTTCTGGAGGCACGGCTACGAGGCGACGTCGGTGAAAGATCTCACCGGGAAAACAGGTCTCACCGCCGCAAGCCTTTACAACGCGTACGGAGACAAGCGCGGCCTGTTCCGGGCAGCGCTCGATCGCTACGTAAGCGAAAGCATAGGCAACCGCATACGGCGGTGCGAAGCGCTCCCTCCCCTTGAGGCGATCCACTCGTTCTTCGACGAGATCCTGCGCCGCTCGTTGAACGATCGCCAGCATAAGGGTTGTATGCTCGTGAACTCGGCCCTGGAGATGGCACCGCACGATGCTGAGTTCCAGAAGATCATCGCCGGCGTTCTTACCCGTATCGAAGGCTTTTTTCTCGGGTGCATCAGAACAGGTCAGGCCGACGGGACCATTACGCAATCACAGCCGGCCGCAGTCCTCGCCCGGCACCTGCTTGGCGTTCTGATGGGTGTTCGCGTCCTGGCGCGCGTTCGTCCGGAAAAAGCGCTGCTGGAAGGGGTGATTGCGCCAGCGCTCGCCCAGCTTGTACCGCCCGAGGATGCGCCGAACTGA
- a CDS encoding peroxiredoxin-like family protein → MGLQAQLDSFRAEFARIAPSGRVALYEARIDELRATFALDQAVGTGDEAPDFSLPDVHGNRISLSALLQHGPVVLTFYRGGWCPYCNIQLRAYQAILPEMAALGARLVAISPQLPDGSLTTAQTNALTFDILSDAGNSVARRFGLVYALPEDLREALRSNNKALPAINGDGSWELPVPATYVIAPDGRIVLAGIEADYRKRLEPDAILAAVKALLAA, encoded by the coding sequence ATGGGACTGCAGGCGCAACTGGACAGCTTCAGGGCGGAGTTCGCGCGCATTGCGCCATCCGGGCGCGTCGCGCTCTACGAGGCCAGGATCGACGAACTGCGTGCCACGTTCGCGCTGGACCAGGCAGTCGGAACTGGCGATGAAGCGCCGGACTTTTCGCTACCGGACGTACATGGCAATCGGATCTCGCTTTCGGCACTGTTGCAGCACGGACCCGTCGTGCTTACGTTTTATCGCGGCGGATGGTGTCCCTACTGCAATATCCAGTTGCGGGCTTATCAGGCGATCCTTCCTGAGATGGCCGCGCTGGGCGCCCGGCTGGTCGCGATCTCGCCGCAGCTGCCCGACGGTTCGCTGACCACTGCGCAGACAAACGCGCTAACCTTCGATATCCTGAGCGATGCAGGTAATTCCGTCGCGCGCCGCTTCGGACTGGTTTATGCACTGCCCGAGGATCTGCGTGAGGCACTGCGCTCGAACAACAAGGCGTTGCCAGCGATCAATGGCGACGGGAGCTGGGAATTGCCGGTTCCCGCCACCTATGTGATTGCTCCGGATGGGCGCATTGTGCTCGCCGGTATCGAGGCCGATTACCGCAAGCGGCTCGAACCGGATGCGATTCTCGCTGCCGTGAAAGCGCTTCTAGCGGCCTGA
- a CDS encoding DMT family transporter: MASGKVSVAAAVDPEQAQRKASRIRLSGFAWAALTVMIFSGWFVVTRLGVTRELRIWDIAALRFGIGGMLLAPTVVRRGSRLSAAAWGEGLIFAVLWGVPFVLLVALGLKLTSAAQAASVAPTLMPVFAGVFGWGFLRERQGRSRWIGYAAIITGLVCLAGAGVAAHGKPNPFGMFALTAAAAMWAIYTLLFRRSGLTPIQSAALICLWSMALYLPVYLFLGLSRFSLASPGEIALQGIYQGVLMSGVALITYNRAVSLLGSSAATAVIALLPAVASVLAIPVLGETPSLAEGVSIVIIVFGVLLASRPAPARIAAVPRASTHSQT; the protein is encoded by the coding sequence ATGGCAAGCGGCAAGGTATCGGTTGCGGCGGCCGTCGACCCTGAGCAGGCGCAGCGAAAAGCCTCACGCATACGACTGTCGGGATTCGCCTGGGCAGCGCTCACGGTCATGATCTTCTCGGGCTGGTTTGTCGTGACACGGCTCGGTGTCACCCGCGAGCTTCGCATCTGGGACATTGCCGCGCTTAGGTTCGGCATTGGCGGCATGCTTCTCGCGCCGACTGTCGTGCGCCGGGGCTCCCGCCTGTCTGCCGCCGCCTGGGGCGAGGGTTTGATATTTGCGGTGTTGTGGGGCGTGCCTTTCGTACTGCTCGTCGCACTCGGGTTGAAGCTGACTTCGGCGGCTCAGGCCGCGTCTGTCGCACCGACGTTGATGCCAGTCTTCGCCGGCGTGTTCGGTTGGGGTTTCCTGCGTGAGCGGCAGGGAAGGTCACGCTGGATCGGCTATGCGGCGATCATTACAGGGCTCGTTTGCCTGGCGGGTGCCGGTGTAGCAGCCCATGGCAAACCCAATCCTTTTGGCATGTTCGCACTGACGGCCGCTGCCGCGATGTGGGCCATCTATACGCTGCTGTTTCGACGCAGCGGCCTGACACCGATCCAGTCCGCTGCGCTGATCTGCCTCTGGTCGATGGCGCTTTATCTTCCAGTCTATCTGTTCCTCGGCCTCAGCCGGTTCAGCCTTGCCTCCCCGGGCGAGATCGCCTTGCAGGGGATTTATCAAGGCGTGCTGATGAGTGGCGTCGCGCTCATCACCTATAACCGGGCCGTTTCCCTGCTCGGCTCTTCGGCTGCCACTGCTGTCATTGCGCTGCTTCCTGCTGTTGCCTCGGTTCTCGCCATACCCGTTCTCGGCGAAACGCCGTCGCTGGCTGAAGGTGTGTCGATCGTCATCATCGTTTTCGGTGTACTGCTCGCTTCCAGACCCGCGCCCGCGCGCATTGCAGCAGTGCCGCGTGCATCAACCCATTCGCAAACCTGA
- a CDS encoding glutathione S-transferase family protein encodes MIRFYFHPTPNPAKIALFLEETGLPYEMVPIDTSKGEQHTPQFRAINPNGKVPAIVDTDGPGGKEARVFDSTAILLYLAEKTGKLQGAPEDRPELLSWLLFLASGLGPFSGQAVHFQFAAPEGLDYAVNRYRREAERHYQVLNDHLEGRTYIVGETYTIADISAWGWLDRASRVLKGADDPLGSFPNLKRLFETVDARPAAARARAVGKDYEFKKVNDEETRRALFPSNYPLVA; translated from the coding sequence ATGATCCGCTTTTACTTCCACCCCACGCCAAATCCGGCCAAGATTGCCCTGTTTCTCGAGGAGACGGGTCTTCCCTACGAGATGGTCCCCATCGATACGAGCAAGGGCGAGCAGCACACGCCGCAATTCCGCGCGATCAACCCCAACGGCAAGGTGCCTGCCATCGTCGATACAGACGGGCCGGGCGGCAAGGAAGCGCGTGTGTTCGACTCCACGGCGATCCTGCTCTACCTGGCGGAGAAGACCGGCAAATTGCAGGGCGCACCGGAGGACAGACCCGAGCTGCTTTCGTGGCTCCTGTTCCTGGCATCCGGTCTGGGGCCATTCTCGGGCCAGGCAGTGCACTTCCAGTTCGCCGCGCCCGAAGGGCTCGACTATGCGGTGAACCGTTATCGACGTGAAGCCGAGCGCCACTACCAGGTTCTGAACGACCATCTGGAAGGGCGGACGTACATCGTGGGTGAAACGTACACAATCGCGGATATATCGGCATGGGGATGGCTCGATCGCGCTTCGCGTGTGCTCAAGGGGGCCGACGATCCGCTGGGGTCGTTTCCCAACCTCAAGCGGCTGTTCGAAACAGTCGATGCACGCCCAGCGGCGGCCCGCGCCAGAGCAGTCGGCAAGGACTACGAGTTCAAGAAGGTCAACGACGAGGAGACCCGTCGCGCGCTGTTCCCGTCCAACTATCCGCTGGTTGCCTGA
- a CDS encoding FUSC family protein, which yields MHEPSLVDGARPASASADTMFDTFLLALRNTLAAFRAELSSRAFLARLRRCTEAVLATLLAIYASRSLGLPEIWWAAICAFSLTGLTLGAALDLGVQQIAGTFGGTVAGVLLSRFCANDVAQFVLLVACLSAAGLYLATKRSAGYMWILSTALALYVVATTHAQPAADLRSVAQALWLNALVGTTAYLGVTLPGAAVMSVLDARDPEASAVRPAVAHAFTDRTLGRVPHTMIGAITLSVLAYLAWRYPTDGFAQAMTTAIVVLMVPVDAQGTWSLYRVVQRMCHRLLGCALGCAVVFGVLPLTAGSVAYCLLAVSVFVWLSCYLRFGHSDISYAGTQFGAVVILAFVHDRLWLSDDVSLAYQRLIGIAAGNVALAVVLLLVTAACAVWARKRAS from the coding sequence ATGCATGAGCCGTCACTTGTGGACGGCGCGCGTCCCGCCAGTGCATCCGCCGACACAATGTTCGACACGTTCCTGCTCGCGTTGCGCAATACGCTCGCCGCGTTCCGTGCGGAGCTGTCTTCGCGCGCCTTCCTGGCGCGACTGCGCCGTTGCACGGAAGCGGTGCTTGCGACGCTCCTTGCCATCTATGCAAGCCGATCATTGGGGCTGCCCGAAATCTGGTGGGCCGCGATCTGCGCGTTTTCGCTGACGGGCCTCACGCTCGGCGCCGCGCTCGATCTCGGCGTGCAGCAGATCGCCGGCACATTCGGCGGGACGGTCGCCGGGGTGCTGCTGTCGCGCTTCTGCGCGAACGACGTCGCACAGTTCGTGTTGCTCGTGGCGTGCCTGTCGGCCGCCGGGCTGTATCTGGCGACGAAGCGCTCAGCGGGCTACATGTGGATTCTGTCAACAGCGCTCGCACTCTACGTCGTGGCGACGACTCATGCGCAACCCGCTGCGGACCTGCGCAGCGTCGCGCAGGCGTTGTGGCTCAATGCGCTGGTCGGCACGACGGCTTACCTGGGCGTAACGCTGCCTGGTGCGGCGGTGATGTCGGTGCTCGATGCGCGCGACCCCGAAGCCAGCGCCGTCCGTCCCGCCGTCGCGCACGCGTTCACGGACCGGACTCTCGGTCGCGTGCCGCACACAATGATCGGTGCGATCACACTGTCGGTGCTGGCGTATCTCGCGTGGCGTTATCCCACCGACGGCTTCGCTCAGGCAATGACGACAGCCATCGTCGTGCTGATGGTTCCCGTCGATGCACAGGGCACGTGGTCGCTTTACCGCGTCGTACAGCGGATGTGCCACCGGCTGCTCGGCTGCGCGCTAGGCTGCGCCGTCGTGTTCGGCGTGCTGCCACTGACGGCGGGCAGCGTCGCGTACTGTCTGCTCGCCGTCAGCGTGTTCGTGTGGCTTTCATGCTATCTGCGCTTCGGGCACTCGGACATCAGCTATGCGGGCACGCAGTTCGGCGCGGTGGTCATCCTTGCGTTCGTGCATGACCGCTTGTGGCTCAGCGACGATGTCAGCCTCGCCTACCAGCGGCTGATAGGCATCGCAGCAGGCAACGTCGCGCTGGCCGTCGTACTGCTACTGGTGACGGCGGCCTGCGCCGTGTGGGCGCGCAAGCGTGCGTCATAG
- a CDS encoding phosphatase PAP2 family protein: MWNAISNVGDAALTLPLAMACAVWLRLCDPMLARRWVFLLSIGAALVGATKILYAGCGISISAIGFRVISGHTMLATSVWTVLLALVCQASGASMWKASGVGLVIGALTAMARVLDHAHTVSEVVAGWTVGATVGILFIGTLGRSRTKLFRPLAAAGTLFLITSLAYGHHVPIQRLIDEHSHYFCARTA; this comes from the coding sequence CTGTGGAATGCAATCAGCAATGTCGGCGACGCCGCGTTGACCTTACCTCTCGCGATGGCGTGCGCGGTCTGGCTTCGGCTCTGCGATCCGATGTTGGCGCGTAGGTGGGTGTTCCTGCTGAGCATTGGAGCCGCACTAGTGGGAGCAACGAAGATTCTATATGCAGGTTGCGGCATCAGCATCTCCGCGATCGGCTTCCGCGTTATTAGCGGACACACGATGCTTGCCACCTCGGTCTGGACGGTTCTTCTTGCACTTGTATGCCAGGCCTCGGGTGCGAGTATGTGGAAGGCGTCTGGTGTTGGACTTGTCATCGGCGCGCTAACGGCAATGGCGCGAGTACTCGATCACGCCCATACGGTGTCGGAAGTCGTTGCCGGCTGGACCGTGGGAGCAACGGTTGGGATACTTTTTATTGGAACACTCGGACGGTCCCGGACAAAACTATTTCGGCCACTCGCCGCTGCTGGGACCTTATTTCTGATTACGTCTTTGGCGTATGGACACCATGTACCGATTCAGCGGCTAATTGACGAACACTCGCACTATTTTTGTGCCCGAACAGCTTGA
- the galU gene encoding UTP--glucose-1-phosphate uridylyltransferase GalU: MLKVTKAVFPVAGLGTRFLPATKASPKEMLPIVDKPLIQYAVEEAIDSGITEMIFVTGRSKRAIEDHFDKSYEIEAELEARGKEKLLSLVRSIKPRHIDCFYVRQAEALGLGHAVLCAEKLIGDSPFVVMLADDLLLGQPPVLRQMIRVFDHYHTSVIGVEEIDRQMSGSYGVIDGKQWEDNIFKLSGIVEKPVPAVAPSNYGVVGRYILKPKIFEHLHALQPGAGGEIQLTDALQNLLKDEQVLAYKYDGKRFDCGSKLGYLKATVEFALRHPEVAGEFDQYLRSRVGTPGNSFIDHIDS, translated from the coding sequence ATGTTGAAAGTAACAAAGGCCGTATTTCCCGTTGCCGGTCTCGGCACCCGGTTCCTGCCTGCGACAAAGGCAAGCCCCAAAGAGATGCTGCCCATCGTAGACAAGCCCTTGATCCAGTATGCTGTCGAAGAGGCCATCGATTCGGGCATTACGGAAATGATTTTTGTCACTGGCCGGAGCAAGCGGGCCATCGAAGATCACTTTGACAAGTCGTACGAGATCGAAGCCGAACTCGAGGCACGCGGTAAGGAGAAGCTGCTCTCGCTTGTTAGAAGTATCAAGCCCCGTCACATAGACTGCTTTTACGTCCGGCAGGCGGAGGCGCTCGGCCTCGGGCACGCCGTGTTATGTGCGGAGAAGCTAATTGGCGATAGTCCCTTCGTGGTGATGTTAGCCGACGATCTCCTGCTCGGCCAACCACCGGTTCTGCGACAGATGATTCGCGTATTCGACCACTACCATACTTCGGTGATTGGAGTCGAAGAGATCGATCGCCAGATGTCTGGCTCATACGGCGTAATCGACGGAAAACAATGGGAAGACAATATCTTTAAATTGTCCGGAATTGTGGAAAAACCAGTTCCTGCTGTTGCTCCGTCGAACTATGGTGTGGTTGGTCGCTATATCCTGAAACCTAAGATTTTCGAGCATTTGCACGCATTGCAGCCAGGCGCAGGCGGAGAAATCCAGCTCACAGATGCGTTGCAGAATTTGCTTAAAGATGAGCAGGTTCTAGCGTACAAGTATGACGGAAAGCGCTTTGATTGTGGCAGCAAGCTAGGATACTTGAAAGCAACAGTTGAATTCGCGTTACGTCACCCCGAAGTTGCGGGGGAGTTCGATCAGTATTTGAGGTCTCGGGTCGGTACGCCAGGCAATTCATTCATAGATCACATTGATTCTTAG
- a CDS encoding O-antigen ligase family protein gives MRVGNAPLIAAISIILLCGFLGSTRFPRSISGMFVILLGIVFISSYAQDLSVDDKEFFVILKGLIAMIACIHFKRSRLDFRELFVDVMYYTALISLVLYPIAYVAPGIARHIDGEYSTVFGLLYVRATDIERFAHYRNQGFFWEAGVYGVMLTLAYIYNALMFRRRRGIVFLLAAITTQSMGALSILLPLACYLYIYSRQPKVAKLLATLVVVFVVAAISLPSFVGDAFTVLFGRNVNDDASILVRINDLTLGLRAASDSLWLGRPSGDMDAYNALALDEFGYVKIEDSGISNSLTWLVYKYGIPVGLIYCAVLWRRVRRDFGSVAPIVFAAWCGLLMIEPLGVSIFMFMLLAYRDRPAPIDVSFTNEPTVVKREGDMSPALPSV, from the coding sequence GTGCGCGTCGGCAACGCACCTCTTATTGCGGCGATATCGATCATCCTTCTTTGCGGGTTTCTCGGTTCTACCCGATTTCCACGCTCGATTAGCGGCATGTTTGTGATTTTGCTCGGTATCGTCTTTATTTCCAGCTACGCGCAGGATCTTTCGGTCGACGATAAGGAGTTTTTTGTGATTCTCAAAGGTCTGATCGCGATGATCGCCTGCATTCATTTCAAGCGCTCTCGCCTCGATTTCAGGGAACTGTTCGTCGATGTGATGTACTACACCGCTCTAATATCGCTGGTCCTCTATCCGATTGCGTACGTTGCACCCGGTATCGCGCGGCACATCGACGGTGAATACAGCACGGTGTTCGGCCTGCTTTACGTTCGCGCCACGGATATCGAACGCTTTGCGCACTATCGGAATCAGGGCTTCTTCTGGGAGGCCGGGGTGTATGGCGTCATGCTGACGCTCGCTTATATTTACAACGCGTTGATGTTTCGCAGGCGGCGCGGAATCGTGTTCCTGCTCGCAGCAATAACGACGCAATCGATGGGTGCCCTCTCTATTCTTTTACCGTTAGCGTGCTATCTCTACATCTATTCGCGGCAGCCGAAAGTCGCGAAGCTCCTTGCCACCTTGGTTGTCGTGTTCGTGGTTGCGGCCATTTCTCTTCCCAGCTTTGTCGGCGACGCATTCACCGTGCTGTTCGGGCGCAATGTCAACGACGACGCCAGCATTCTCGTGCGCATCAACGATCTGACATTGGGTTTGCGCGCCGCGTCGGACAGCCTGTGGCTCGGCAGACCGAGCGGAGACATGGACGCGTACAACGCGCTCGCTCTCGACGAATTCGGATACGTCAAGATAGAGGACAGCGGGATTTCGAATTCGCTGACATGGCTCGTGTACAAATACGGCATACCCGTTGGGCTAATCTATTGCGCCGTTTTGTGGCGGCGTGTCAGGCGTGACTTTGGAAGTGTCGCGCCGATCGTCTTCGCTGCATGGTGTGGCTTGCTAATGATCGAACCACTCGGCGTGTCCATCTTTATGTTCATGCTGCTGGCGTACAGGGACCGTCCCGCGCCGATCGACGTCTCATTCACGAACGAACCGACCGTCGTCAAACGTGAAGGCGATATGTCTCCGGCTTTGCCCTCCGTGTAA